Proteins from a genomic interval of Coregonus clupeaformis isolate EN_2021a unplaced genomic scaffold, ASM2061545v1 scaf0108, whole genome shotgun sequence:
- the LOC123483417 gene encoding E3 ubiquitin/ISG15 ligase TRIM25-like, whose product MAQQGVLLDQDQFCCSVCLDLLKEPVTIPCGHSYCRSCIEGCWDQDVLKGVYSCPQCRQTFTPRPNLTKSNILAEVVEKLKESGLQAAPPPALCYAGPGDVACDFCTGTRKQKALMSCLVCLASYCEIHLQSHYEFPGFKKHKLVKATAQLQEKICSHHDKLLEVYCRTDQQCICYLCTMDEHKGHDTVSAAAERTEKQD is encoded by the exons atggctcagcagggagttttgctggaccaggaccagttctgttgttctgtctgtctggatctactgaaggagccggtcaccatcccctgtggacacagttactgtagaagctgtattgagggctgctgggatcaggatgttctgaaaggggtctatagctgtcctcagtgcagacagaccttcactccaaggcctaatctgacGAAAAGTAACATATTGGCTGaggtggtggagaaactgaaggagtcaggactccaggctgctccccctcctgctctgtgctatgctggacctggagatgtggcgtgtgatttctgcactgggaccagaaagcagaaagccctcatgtcctgtctggtgtgtctggcctcttactgtgagattCACCTCCAATCTCACTATGAATTTCCTGGtttcaagaagcacaagctggtcaaagccaccgcacaactacaggagaagatctgctctcatcatgacaaactgctggaggtttactgtcgtaccgatcagcagtgtatctgttatctgtgtacaatggatgaacataaaggccatgatacagtgtcagctgcagcagagaggactgagaaacag gactga
- the LOC121540642 gene encoding tripartite motif-containing protein 16-like yields the protein MAQQGVLLDQDQFCCSVCLDLLKEPVTIPCGHSYCRSCIEGCWDQDVLKGVYSCPQCRETFIPRPNLRKNNMLAEVVEKLKKTGLQAAPPPALCYAGPGDVACDFCTGTRKQKALMSCLVCLASYCETHLQPHYEYPALKKHKLVKATAQLQEKICSDHDKLLEVFCRTDQQCICYQCTMDEHKGHDTVSAAAERTEKQRQLGMSQQKVQQRFQEREKELKELQQAVECLKRSAQAAVEDSDKIFTELIRSIERRRSEVKELIRAQEKAQVSQAEGLLEQLEQEIAELRKRSTELEQLSHTEDHIHFLQSYQSLSGTSVSSDLPSIVVRPLQLFGDVSKTVSELREKLEDVLKGEWTKISTTVNIVDVVLPPEPKTREQFLQYSCQLTLDPNTAGTRLSLSKGNRKTQ from the exons atggctcagcagggagttctgctggaccaggaccagttctgttgttctgtctgtctggatctactgaaggagccggtcaccatcccctgtggacacagttactgtaggagctgtattgagggctgctggga tcaggatgttctgaaaggggtctatagctgtcctcagtgcagagagacattcattccaaggcctaatctgaggaaaaataacatgttggctgaggtggtggagaaactgaagaagacaggactccaggctgctccccctcctgctctgtgctatgctggacctggagatgtggcgtgtgatttctgcactgggaccagaaagcagaaagccctcatgtcctgtctggtgtgtctggcctcttactgtgagactcacctccaacctcactatgaatatcctgctttgaagaagcacaagctggtcaaagccaccgcacaactacaggagaagatctgctctgatcatgacaaactgctggaggttttctgtcgtaccgatcagcagtgtatctgttatcagtgtacaatggatgaacataaaggccatgatacagtgtcagctgcagcagagaggactgagaaacag aggcagctggggatgagtcagcagaaagtccagcagagattccaggagagagagaaggagctgaaggagctccaacaggctgtggagtgtctcaag cgctctgcacaggcagcagtggaggacagtgataagatctttactgagctgatccgctccattgagagaaggcgctctgaggtgaaggagctgatcagagcccaagagaaggctcaagtgagtcaagctgaaggactcctggagcaactggagcaggagatagctgagctgaggaagagaagcactgagctggagcagctctcacacacagaggatcacatccatttcctccag agttatcagtctctctccggtaccagtgtatcttcagacttacccagcatcgttgtccgtcctcttcagttatttggagatgtgagtaagactgtgtctgaactgagagagaaactagaagacgtccttaaaggagaatggaccaagatctccactacag tgaatatagtggatgttgtactgcctccagagcccaagaccagagaacagttcttacaat attcctgtcagctcacactggacccaaacacagcaggcacacgcctctctctgtctaaagggaacagaaag acacaataa